In a single window of the Ancylobacter polymorphus genome:
- a CDS encoding low molecular weight phosphatase family protein, producing the protein MCGQNCVRSPMAAVLARHLFGRSLYVGSAGVMKGETDPFVTAAIDEVGLDLSRHRPQTLEELEENEGLGFDLVITLSPDAHHRALELTRTNAIDVEYWPTPDPTLASGNREQRLDAYREVRDELERRIRARFRPK; encoded by the coding sequence ATGTGCGGGCAGAACTGCGTGCGCTCGCCCATGGCGGCGGTGCTGGCGCGCCATCTGTTCGGGCGCTCGCTCTATGTCGGCTCCGCCGGGGTGATGAAGGGCGAGACCGACCCGTTCGTCACCGCCGCCATCGACGAAGTAGGTCTCGACCTCTCCCGCCACCGGCCGCAGACGCTGGAGGAACTGGAAGAGAATGAGGGGCTCGGCTTCGATCTCGTCATCACCCTATCGCCCGACGCCCATCACCGCGCGCTGGAACTGACCCGCACCAACGCCATCGACGTGGAATACTGGCCGACCCCCGACCCGACGCTCGCCAGCGGCAACCGCGAACAGCGGCTCGACGCCTATCGCGAGGTTCGCGACGAGCTGGAACGGCGGATCCGCGCCCGCTTCCGCCCGAAATGA